Proteins co-encoded in one Pseudomonas beijingensis genomic window:
- a CDS encoding DUF4212 domain-containing protein translates to MSTEKQQAARAYWKENLRWMVILLAIWFLVSFGFGILLVDALNTVSFFGTPLGFWFAQQGSIYVFVLEIFFYVWKMNQLDRKYDVHED, encoded by the coding sequence ATGTCCACTGAAAAGCAACAGGCTGCGCGCGCCTACTGGAAGGAAAACCTACGCTGGATGGTGATATTGCTGGCCATCTGGTTTCTGGTGTCCTTCGGCTTCGGTATTTTGTTGGTTGATGCACTCAACACCGTCAGTTTCTTCGGTACCCCCTTGGGGTTCTGGTTTGCCCAGCAGGGTTCCATCTACGTCTTTGTGCTCGAGATCTTCTTCTATGTCTGGAAGATGAATCAGCTCGATCGCAAATATGATGTTCACGAAGACTGA
- a CDS encoding sodium:solute symporter family protein, which produces MDTKTLIYLVVGASFALYIAIAIWTRAGSTSEYYVASKGVHPVLNGMATGADWMSAASFISMAGIIAFAGYDGSVYLMGWTGGYVLLAMCLAPYLRKFGKFTVPEFVGARYYSQTARVVAVICVIFISFTYVAGQMRGVGIVFSRYLEVDINVGVMIGMAIVFFYSVLGGMKGITYTQVAQYCVMIFAYMVPAIFISIMITGNPIPQLGFISEAAGSGQSVIERLNGLGAELGFTAYTNGTKSTMDVFFITMALMVGTAGLPHVIVRFFTTPTVRDARKSAGYALLFIAILYTTAPAVAAFARTNLLTSIPNVSYATAPAWFKAWENSGLIAWADKNNDGIIQYSPGAALVGAPSFTGERGAHEQRLLTNQLSPVPNELYVDNDIMVLANPEIAGLPGWVIALIAAGGLAAALSTAAGLLLVISTSISHDLLKSNIMPRINEKQELLAARIAAGVAVLIAGLFGIYPPAFVAQVVAFAFGLAASSFFPVIVMGIFSKRMNREGAIAGMIVGLTFTFTYIVYFKFINPTMNTAEHWWLGVSPEGIGTLGMLFNFLAAVVVSRFTAPPPEHIQHLVEDIRVPRGAGAAIDH; this is translated from the coding sequence ATGGACACAAAAACCCTGATCTATCTGGTCGTAGGCGCCTCCTTTGCGTTGTACATCGCGATTGCAATCTGGACGCGTGCCGGTTCCACCAGCGAATACTACGTCGCCAGCAAGGGCGTGCATCCGGTGCTCAACGGCATGGCCACCGGTGCGGACTGGATGTCGGCGGCATCGTTCATCTCCATGGCCGGGATCATTGCCTTTGCCGGTTACGATGGTTCGGTCTACTTGATGGGCTGGACCGGTGGCTACGTGCTGTTGGCAATGTGCCTGGCGCCGTACCTGCGAAAATTCGGCAAGTTCACCGTACCCGAGTTCGTCGGGGCGCGTTATTACTCGCAGACGGCGCGGGTGGTGGCGGTGATCTGCGTGATCTTCATCTCCTTTACCTATGTGGCAGGGCAGATGCGCGGCGTCGGGATCGTCTTTTCCCGTTACCTGGAAGTGGATATCAACGTCGGTGTCATGATCGGCATGGCCATCGTGTTCTTTTATTCGGTATTGGGTGGCATGAAGGGCATCACCTACACCCAAGTGGCGCAGTATTGCGTGATGATCTTTGCCTACATGGTGCCGGCGATTTTCATCTCGATCATGATCACCGGCAACCCGATACCGCAGTTGGGCTTTATCAGCGAGGCCGCCGGCTCGGGGCAGAGCGTGATCGAGCGGCTCAACGGTTTGGGCGCTGAATTGGGCTTCACCGCCTATACCAATGGCACCAAGTCGACCATGGATGTGTTTTTCATCACCATGGCGCTGATGGTCGGCACCGCGGGCCTGCCTCACGTGATCGTGCGGTTCTTTACCACCCCCACCGTTCGGGATGCACGCAAGTCGGCAGGCTACGCATTGTTGTTCATCGCCATCCTCTACACCACCGCGCCGGCCGTGGCGGCGTTCGCGCGGACCAATCTGCTGACCTCCATCCCTAACGTCAGTTATGCCACCGCGCCGGCCTGGTTCAAGGCCTGGGAAAACTCCGGGCTGATTGCGTGGGCGGACAAGAACAACGACGGCATCATCCAATACAGCCCGGGTGCGGCCCTGGTCGGAGCGCCGAGTTTTACCGGTGAGCGTGGGGCGCATGAGCAACGATTGCTCACGAACCAGCTCTCGCCGGTGCCCAATGAACTCTATGTCGACAACGACATCATGGTGCTGGCCAACCCCGAGATCGCCGGCCTGCCGGGGTGGGTGATCGCGTTGATCGCGGCCGGTGGCCTGGCGGCGGCGCTTTCGACGGCGGCGGGGTTATTGCTGGTGATCTCCACCTCGATTTCCCATGACCTGCTCAAAAGCAACATCATGCCCAGGATCAACGAAAAGCAGGAGTTGCTCGCAGCACGCATTGCCGCCGGTGTGGCGGTGCTGATTGCCGGATTGTTTGGCATCTATCCACCCGCATTCGTCGCCCAGGTGGTTGCGTTCGCCTTCGGGTTGGCGGCGTCTTCGTTCTTCCCGGTCATTGTCATGGGGATCTTCTCCAAACGCATGAACCGCGAAGGCGCGATCGCCGGGATGATCGTCGGGCTGACCTTCACGTTCACTTACATCGTCTACTTCAAGTTCATCAACCCGACGATGAACACGGCTGAACATTGGTGGCTGGGGGTTTCCCCTGAAGGTATCGGTACGTTGGGCATGCTCTTCAACTTCCTGGCGGCTGTGGTGGTGTCACGTTTTACCGCACCGCCACCGGAGCACATCCAGCACCTGGTCGAAGACATCCGCGTACCGAGAGGAGCCGGTGCCGCCATCGACCACTGA
- a CDS encoding TonB-dependent siderophore receptor: MASPLRAQDTLELPTTNVQGSRVTQDEGYTTSQASTASKSDVPIKEEAQSINVVTQQTLADYQVRSLNDAMKFVSGVSQGNTLGGSRDSLVKRGFGTNDDGSILRDGVRSNLGHNFSATTERVEVLKGPASMLYGALEPGGLINVISKKPEYVQSTTLSGSAYSEGGGTMALDTTGPLGDTGLAYRLIAERKHEDYWRNYGVNESTLVAPSLAWTGERASLNLSYEYNEYSNPFDRGTIFTDGHPADIDYDKRLDEPWAKSVGIRETATARFEYELSEAWKTRVTYGWNNDRYSLSIAQPSLSKTGVFQRAANGAHYDDETRYASWDFMGKQELLGQRHDLLIGVDNQVSDQFRGKTYRGKAQAGFDITSPVYGGLAEPSVISTTQSDLRNQLNSSSVYLKDNWHLDDRWILVLGGRYQHYDQYSDQGLGKDYEVNRDDNGDAFVPFLGLVYKATDTLSLYGNYSRSFKPNDTVDDAGNTFDPEEGRSYEIGAKYDPLPGLNINLALFDIVKKNVVTSSTVNGVTLSEAAGKVGSQGLELDITGRLADRWDLIGTYAYTHTEILDDPDDEGHRLADAPKHTASLYLSHHLNVPAEFGTWHAGAGARYVGERAANNANDFWLSSYTVADAFLRWESPVFGHKTSLQLNVDNLFDKQYYPSSTGSEVQVNVGEPRTARLSASVTF, from the coding sequence ATGGCAAGCCCCTTGAGGGCACAAGACACTCTGGAGCTGCCCACCACCAACGTGCAGGGCAGTCGTGTCACTCAGGACGAGGGCTATACGACGTCGCAAGCCAGCACGGCGAGCAAGAGCGATGTACCGATCAAGGAAGAGGCGCAATCGATCAACGTGGTGACCCAGCAGACCCTGGCCGACTACCAGGTGCGCTCGCTGAACGACGCGATGAAGTTCGTCAGCGGCGTCAGCCAGGGCAACACCTTGGGCGGCTCGCGGGACTCGCTGGTCAAGCGCGGGTTCGGTACCAACGACGACGGCTCGATCCTGCGCGACGGCGTGCGTTCGAACCTGGGGCACAACTTCAGCGCTACCACCGAACGGGTCGAAGTGCTCAAGGGCCCGGCCTCGATGCTGTACGGCGCGCTGGAGCCCGGCGGCCTGATCAACGTCATCAGCAAGAAACCGGAATATGTTCAAAGCACCACGTTGAGCGGCTCGGCCTACAGCGAAGGTGGCGGCACCATGGCCTTGGACACCACCGGGCCGCTGGGCGACACCGGCCTGGCCTATCGACTGATTGCCGAGCGTAAGCATGAGGATTACTGGCGCAACTACGGCGTCAATGAGAGCACCCTGGTGGCGCCGTCCCTGGCGTGGACGGGGGAACGGGCTTCGTTGAACCTGAGTTATGAATACAACGAATATTCAAATCCGTTTGATCGGGGAACGATATTCACCGATGGGCATCCGGCCGATATCGACTACGACAAGCGTCTTGATGAGCCTTGGGCCAAGAGCGTCGGTATTCGCGAAACGGCGACGGCGCGGTTTGAGTATGAGTTGAGCGAGGCGTGGAAGACCCGCGTGACTTATGGGTGGAACAATGATCGGTACAGTCTTTCGATCGCGCAGCCGAGCCTGTCGAAAACCGGTGTTTTTCAGCGAGCCGCCAACGGCGCGCACTACGACGACGAAACCCGTTATGCCAGTTGGGATTTCATGGGCAAGCAAGAGTTGCTGGGCCAGCGTCATGACTTGTTGATCGGCGTCGATAATCAGGTTTCCGATCAGTTTCGTGGCAAGACTTACCGTGGAAAGGCTCAAGCTGGTTTCGATATCACGTCGCCGGTTTATGGCGGTTTGGCTGAGCCCAGTGTGATCAGTACAACTCAAAGTGATCTACGCAATCAGTTGAACTCCAGTTCTGTCTATTTGAAGGACAACTGGCATCTCGATGATCGCTGGATATTGGTATTGGGCGGTCGTTATCAGCACTACGATCAATACAGCGACCAAGGGCTTGGTAAGGACTACGAAGTCAATCGCGATGACAACGGCGACGCCTTCGTACCGTTCCTCGGCTTGGTCTACAAAGCCACCGATACCCTGTCGCTGTACGGCAACTACAGCCGGTCGTTCAAGCCCAATGACACCGTGGATGACGCCGGCAATACCTTCGATCCGGAAGAGGGTCGCAGCTATGAAATCGGCGCCAAGTACGATCCGCTACCAGGCCTGAACATCAACCTCGCGTTGTTCGACATCGTCAAGAAAAACGTCGTGACGTCCTCCACGGTCAATGGCGTGACGCTGTCGGAAGCCGCCGGCAAAGTCGGCTCCCAAGGCCTGGAACTCGACATCACCGGTCGCCTCGCCGACCGCTGGGACCTGATCGGCACATACGCCTATACCCACACGGAAATCCTCGACGATCCGGACGACGAAGGCCATCGTCTGGCCGACGCCCCCAAACACACCGCCAGCCTGTACCTGTCCCACCACCTGAACGTGCCTGCCGAATTCGGTACCTGGCACGCCGGTGCCGGTGCGCGTTATGTCGGCGAACGCGCCGCCAACAACGCCAACGATTTCTGGCTGAGCAGCTACACCGTCGCCGACGCCTTCCTGCGTTGGGAGTCGCCGGTGTTCGGGCACAAGACGTCGTTGCAGCTGAATGTCGACAACCTGTTCGACAAGCAGTACTACCCGTCTTCCACTGGCAGCGAGGTGCAAGTCAATGTCGGTGAACCACGTACCGCTCGCCTGAGTGCCAGCGTAACGTTCTGA
- a CDS encoding circularly permuted type 2 ATP-grasp protein, which produces MPHAFFNEMYDAQGDCRPHYQAFSRWLADTPLELLEQRRREADLLFHRAGITFTLYGDEQGTERLIPFDIIPRSIKASEWQMVERGCIQRVQALNMFLADIYHGQHILKEGIIPAEQVLANEGYQIAMQGLNLHRGIYAHIAGVDLVRDGDGSYYVLEDNLRTPSGVSYMLEDRKMMMRLFPELFAAQRVAPIDHYPNLLLDTLKSSSPLENPTAVVLTPGRFNSAYFEHAFLAREMGVELVEGADLFVRDDHVYMRTTAGPRQVDVIYRRLDDAYLDPLSFNPDSMLGVPGLIAVYRAGNVVLANAVGTGVADDKSIYPYVDEMIRFYLTEEPILKNVPTWQCRKPQDLSHVLANLPDLVVKETQGSGGYGMLVGPAATAAEIEDFRTRLKARPEAYIAQPTLSLSTCPTFVESGIAPRHIDLRPFVLSGKETRLVPGGLTRVALREGSLVVNSSQGGGTKDTWVVED; this is translated from the coding sequence ATGCCCCACGCTTTTTTTAATGAAATGTATGACGCCCAGGGTGACTGCCGCCCGCATTACCAAGCCTTCTCGCGCTGGCTGGCGGACACACCGCTTGAACTGCTCGAACAACGACGCCGCGAAGCCGACCTGCTGTTCCATCGCGCCGGTATCACCTTCACCCTCTATGGGGACGAGCAGGGCACTGAACGGTTGATTCCGTTCGACATCATCCCGCGCAGCATCAAGGCCAGTGAATGGCAAATGGTCGAACGTGGCTGCATCCAGCGGGTCCAGGCCCTGAACATGTTCCTGGCCGACATCTACCATGGGCAGCACATCCTCAAGGAAGGGATCATTCCTGCCGAACAGGTGCTCGCCAACGAGGGTTACCAGATTGCGATGCAGGGCCTGAACCTGCACCGGGGCATCTACGCCCATATCGCCGGTGTCGACCTGGTGCGCGACGGTGACGGCAGCTACTACGTGCTGGAAGACAACCTGCGCACCCCCAGCGGTGTGAGCTACATGCTCGAAGACCGCAAGATGATGATGCGCCTGTTCCCCGAGCTCTTCGCCGCCCAGCGCGTGGCCCCCATCGATCACTACCCGAACCTGTTGCTCGATACCCTCAAAAGCTCCAGTCCCCTGGAAAACCCCACCGCCGTGGTGCTGACCCCGGGACGCTTCAACAGTGCCTATTTCGAACACGCGTTCCTGGCCCGTGAAATGGGCGTGGAGCTGGTGGAGGGGGCCGATCTGTTCGTGCGCGATGACCACGTGTACATGCGCACCACCGCCGGCCCCCGGCAGGTGGACGTGATTTATCGTCGCCTTGACGATGCCTACCTCGACCCGCTGTCGTTCAACCCCGATTCGATGCTGGGCGTGCCCGGGCTGATCGCTGTTTATCGTGCAGGCAACGTGGTGCTGGCGAACGCGGTCGGCACGGGCGTGGCCGATGACAAGTCGATCTACCCCTACGTCGACGAGATGATCCGCTTCTACCTCACCGAAGAGCCGATCCTGAAGAACGTGCCCACCTGGCAGTGCCGCAAACCCCAGGACTTGTCCCATGTGCTGGCCAACCTGCCCGATCTGGTGGTCAAGGAAACCCAAGGCTCCGGCGGCTACGGCATGTTGGTCGGCCCTGCGGCCACTGCGGCGGAAATCGAAGACTTCCGTACACGCCTCAAGGCCCGTCCCGAAGCCTACATCGCCCAGCCAACCTTGAGCCTGTCCACGTGCCCGACGTTTGTCGAGAGCGGCATCGCACCGCGCCACATCGACCTGCGTCCGTTCGTGCTGTCAGGCAAGGAAACCCGCCTGGTGCCCGGCGGGCTGACCCGCGTGGCGCTGCGCGAAGGATCGCTGGTGGTGAATTCGTCCCAGGGCGGCGGCACTAAAGACACTTGGGTAGTGGAGGACTAA
- a CDS encoding alpha-E domain-containing protein, giving the protein MLSRTASDLYWMSRYLERAENLARMLEVSYSLSLMPQAGRSDGHAELAMSLLAAGTLDDYNARYDALNTERMLHFFALDETNPGSIYSCLRAARTNAHAVRGRITADMWENINATWLEMRNIASNGLGRYGISHFCEWVKERSHLFRGATSGTIMRNDAYCFIRLGTFIERADNTLRLLDARYEMFGEESEEVSDNSARGYYQWSALLRALSSFEAFNEIYRNAPNAEQVSEMLLLRADVPRSLHACIEELDHILASLPGNNGRPAQRLAAELNARLRYSGIDEILASGLHQWLTDLIGQIRHLGQTVHESYLEVV; this is encoded by the coding sequence ATGCTTTCAAGAACTGCTTCGGACCTCTATTGGATGTCCCGCTACCTGGAGCGCGCCGAGAACCTGGCGCGCATGCTCGAAGTCAGCTACTCGCTGTCGCTGATGCCCCAGGCCGGGCGCAGCGATGGCCACGCCGAGCTGGCGATGTCACTGCTGGCGGCCGGCACGCTGGACGACTACAACGCTCGTTATGACGCGCTCAACACCGAGCGCATGCTGCATTTTTTTGCCCTGGACGAAACCAACCCCGGCAGTATCTACAGCTGCCTGCGAGCCGCGCGGACCAATGCCCATGCCGTGCGCGGGCGCATCACCGCCGACATGTGGGAAAACATCAACGCCACCTGGCTGGAAATGCGCAACATCGCCAGCAACGGTCTGGGGCGCTATGGCATCAGCCATTTCTGCGAGTGGGTCAAGGAGCGCTCGCACCTGTTCCGTGGCGCGACGTCGGGCACCATCATGCGCAACGATGCCTACTGTTTCATTCGCCTGGGGACCTTTATCGAGCGGGCGGACAACACCCTGCGCCTGCTGGACGCCCGCTACGAGATGTTCGGCGAGGAGTCGGAGGAGGTCAGCGACAATTCGGCCCGCGGCTATTACCAGTGGAGCGCCTTGCTGCGCGCGCTGTCTTCGTTCGAGGCGTTCAACGAGATCTACCGCAACGCGCCCAATGCCGAGCAGGTGTCCGAGATGTTGTTGCTGCGGGCCGACGTTCCGCGTTCGCTGCATGCCTGCATCGAGGAACTGGACCATATCCTCGCCAGCTTGCCGGGCAACAATGGCCGGCCGGCGCAACGCCTGGCCGCCGAGCTGAACGCGCGCCTGCGCTATTCCGGAATCGACGAGATCCTGGCGTCGGGCTTGCACCAATGGCTGACTGATCTGATTGGTCAGATCCGCCACTTGGGCCAGACCGTCCATGAGTCTTACCTGGAGGTCGTATGA
- a CDS encoding transglutaminase family protein, whose product MKLSIRHDTTYSYADEVCTSIQFLRLTPRDTQRQRILEWHLELPRLVRSQVDPYGNILHVMTMDEPHGALVLTAYGQVEIDQTVEMEGDSQSPLPFLRTSRLTQADDVLSAFAVEQCGARRDRAALTDLMNGLAARMPYSPGTTAVSSTAAEAFAGGSGVCQDHTHAFLACARSLGIPARYVSGYLCTEDESHLASHAWAEAWLDDGWYSFDVTNRLTRPDRHLKLAIGLDYLDACPVRGMRRGGGAEQMQARVQVSSMVQVQHQ is encoded by the coding sequence ATGAAACTGTCCATACGCCACGACACTACTTACAGCTACGCCGATGAAGTCTGCACCAGCATCCAGTTTCTGCGCCTGACGCCCCGGGACACTCAGCGCCAGCGCATCCTGGAATGGCACCTGGAGCTGCCGCGGTTGGTGCGTAGCCAGGTCGACCCTTATGGCAACATCCTGCACGTGATGACCATGGACGAACCCCACGGCGCCTTGGTGCTGACGGCTTATGGTCAGGTGGAGATCGATCAGACGGTGGAGATGGAGGGGGACAGCCAATCGCCGTTGCCGTTCCTGCGTACCAGCCGTCTGACCCAGGCGGATGACGTGCTCAGTGCCTTCGCCGTGGAGCAATGCGGAGCCCGGCGTGATCGAGCGGCGCTGACCGACTTGATGAATGGTCTGGCCGCCCGCATGCCCTACAGCCCGGGCACGACGGCTGTCAGCAGCACCGCCGCCGAGGCGTTTGCCGGGGGGAGCGGGGTGTGCCAGGACCACACCCATGCGTTCCTGGCCTGCGCGCGTAGCCTGGGGATCCCGGCCCGCTACGTCTCCGGATACCTGTGCACCGAAGACGAAAGCCACCTGGCGAGCCACGCCTGGGCGGAAGCCTGGCTGGACGACGGCTGGTACAGCTTCGACGTGACCAACCGCCTGACCCGCCCTGACCGCCACCTGAAACTGGCGATCGGCCTGGACTACCTCGACGCCTGCCCGGTCCGGGGCATGCGCCGGGGTGGCGGGGCGGAACAGATGCAGGCGCGGGTGCAGGTGAGCTCGATGGTGCAAGTGCAGCACCAATAA
- a CDS encoding transposase, whose translation MERYSKVGMQELDQRLSKIVEAARKQPVSVYRYGAPWVWIVSQDDWQGALKEVSSYIPQGHSLVLLRPQIDDLLDDHRDVLQGLNAGAQMLIAPQTAMHILLLQLLYSVPSEQQLYEQLNYNLLFRWFVGLDLNQKVWSFNVLSRDLATLLGDARAVRLIQKIIGEVFCGALLQMPEFSLNFALLHTWLARHATTSTISN comes from the coding sequence ATGGAACGTTATTCGAAAGTGGGCATGCAGGAGCTTGACCAGCGGCTGTCGAAGATCGTCGAGGCGGCGCGCAAACAGCCGGTCTCGGTGTATCGCTACGGTGCGCCGTGGGTCTGGATTGTTTCCCAGGATGACTGGCAGGGCGCGCTCAAGGAAGTGTCCAGCTACATTCCGCAAGGCCATTCACTGGTCTTGCTACGTCCGCAGATCGACGACCTGCTGGATGACCATCGCGATGTGCTGCAAGGCCTCAACGCCGGTGCCCAGATGCTGATCGCGCCGCAAACCGCCATGCACATCCTCTTGCTGCAACTGCTCTATTCGGTGCCCAGCGAGCAGCAACTCTACGAACAACTCAATTACAACCTGCTGTTCCGCTGGTTTGTCGGCCTGGACCTGAACCAGAAGGTCTGGAGTTTCAACGTCCTGAGCAGAGACCTCGCCACGCTGCTGGGCGATGCACGGGCGGTGCGGCTCATCCAGAAAATCATCGGTGAAGTGTTCTGTGGCGCCTTGCTGCAAATGCCGGAGTTCTCCTTGAACTTCGCGCTGCTGCACACCTGGCTGGCCCGGCACGCCACAACATCGACCATCAGCAATTGA
- a CDS encoding ShlB/FhaC/HecB family hemolysin secretion/activation protein yields MLLAVGGPSAFAAEGGQEAEAAPARLVDVNEYFVRGNTVLDARAIEEAVYPFLGPQKALSDIEGAREALQKAYQTRGYQSVFVELPEQKVEDGIVYLQVSETKIGRVRVVGAKHYSPVEIRDDVPALKEGEVPDFARVQAELALLNKTPGRQVMPLVREGQRPGTMDVDLQVEDQNPWQASLGLNNDYSADTEKLRTVASLGYNNLWQLGHSVSLTFFTAPQDTENAKVWSGSYTAPLSERWSVQFSGYQSDSNVATVGGSNVLGKGHSYGVSAIYSLPSTGAWANSFSVGVDFKDFEEELNLGGASDKAPLKYAPFTFAYNGFRYTEHSQLGLGLSLVAGTRSLLGYGSSDDEFDYKRYRASPSFAVLKGDGNYTFTFGNDWQTASKAAFQLASGPLVSNEQFSAGGATSVRGYLAAERTGDDGYLLSQELRTPSLAKFLGSYVQEWRFYAFAEGAQLYLRDELPDQDADYSLASVGLGTRASLSKWLSGSLDWGYPLLEGPNTSKQESRLHFNLQATF; encoded by the coding sequence CTGTTGCTGGCGGTCGGGGGGCCGTCGGCCTTTGCCGCCGAAGGAGGGCAGGAGGCCGAAGCGGCGCCGGCGCGCCTGGTGGACGTGAACGAGTATTTCGTGCGTGGCAACACCGTGCTCGATGCCCGGGCCATCGAGGAAGCGGTGTACCCGTTCCTCGGTCCGCAAAAGGCCTTGAGCGACATCGAAGGCGCCCGGGAAGCCCTGCAAAAAGCCTATCAGACCCGTGGTTATCAATCGGTGTTCGTCGAACTGCCGGAGCAGAAAGTCGAAGACGGCATCGTCTACCTGCAAGTCAGCGAGACCAAGATCGGTCGGGTGCGGGTGGTAGGGGCCAAGCACTATTCGCCCGTTGAAATCCGCGATGATGTACCAGCGCTGAAGGAAGGCGAAGTACCGGATTTCGCCCGGGTCCAGGCAGAGCTGGCGCTGTTGAACAAGACCCCGGGACGTCAAGTCATGCCGCTGGTGCGCGAAGGCCAGCGCCCCGGGACCATGGACGTGGATTTGCAAGTCGAAGACCAGAATCCCTGGCAAGCCAGCCTGGGGCTGAACAACGACTACAGTGCCGACACCGAAAAGCTGCGCACGGTCGCCAGCCTGGGCTACAACAACCTCTGGCAACTGGGCCACAGCGTTTCGCTGACTTTCTTCACTGCGCCCCAGGACACCGAAAACGCCAAGGTCTGGTCGGGTTCCTATACCGCGCCGCTGAGCGAACGCTGGAGTGTGCAGTTCTCGGGGTACCAATCCGACAGCAACGTCGCCACCGTCGGTGGCAGCAACGTATTGGGCAAAGGGCATTCCTACGGGGTGTCGGCGATCTACAGCCTGCCGTCCACGGGAGCATGGGCCAACAGCTTTTCGGTCGGGGTGGATTTCAAGGACTTCGAGGAAGAGCTGAACCTGGGCGGCGCCAGCGACAAGGCACCGCTCAAGTACGCGCCGTTCACCTTCGCCTACAACGGCTTTCGCTACACCGAACACAGCCAGTTGGGCCTCGGCCTGAGCCTGGTGGCGGGCACCCGGAGCCTGCTGGGTTATGGCAGCTCCGACGACGAGTTCGACTACAAGCGCTATCGCGCCAGCCCCAGTTTCGCGGTGCTCAAGGGCGACGGCAATTACACCTTTACCTTCGGCAATGACTGGCAGACCGCTTCCAAGGCGGCCTTCCAACTGGCCTCCGGGCCGCTGGTCTCCAACGAGCAATTCTCCGCCGGTGGCGCCACCTCGGTGCGCGGCTATCTGGCCGCCGAGCGCACCGGCGATGACGGCTACCTGCTGTCCCAGGAGTTGCGCACCCCGTCCCTGGCCAAGTTCCTCGGCAGCTATGTCCAGGAGTGGCGTTTCTATGCCTTCGCCGAAGGTGCGCAGCTGTATTTGCGTGACGAACTGCCCGACCAGGATGCCGACTACAGCCTCGCCAGCGTCGGCCTCGGCACCCGTGCGAGCTTGAGCAAGTGGCTGTCCGGCAGCCTCGATTGGGGCTATCCGCTGCTCGAAGGGCCGAACACCTCGAAACAGGAATCGCGCCTGCACTTCAACCTGCAAGCGACGTTTTGA